A window of Roseiflexus castenholzii DSM 13941 genomic DNA:
CGACAGCAACGACCATCGGCGGCGATGGTTTGCTGCCGCTCGACCGGCGCGCGGAGCAAATCTTCGTACAGGGCGCGTTCGTGGGTACAGGCTTGCGGGTACGAGCGTGCCACGCAATCAATCGGGCAATTGTGCTCGATCAGTTCGATCGCTCCGTCCGGCAGGCGACGCCACTCGCACATATAGCCATGCTCGTTCAGGATCGTCGCCAACTCCGCCACCCGCTCCGGCAACGACCGCCCTTCCAGGCGCGGCGAATATTCCACATACAGGCGCTTTCGCCGCGCTTCGAACAGTCGCTCGATAGCGTCTTCTCCACCTTGCGCCCGGACGAACTCCAGCGCATCGATCAGCAGATGGTCGTAGGCTTTTGGAAAGAGCGCCTCAGCCGCGTCGGTCAGCGCATACAGATGACTGGGCCGACCGATTGCGCGCCGCACGCCGCCGGTTTGCACCAGCCCGTCGCGTTCGAGCAGCGCCAGGTGCTGACGCACACCAACCGCGCCAATGCCAAGTTCCTTACTCAGTTCGGCGGCAGTCATTGGACCTTTCTGCCGCAACAGCAGCAGGATTTGCCGGCGCGTTTCACCCTGCTCGCGTTGGGGAGTCACCATTGCACGCTCCGCTGCTCCGTGTCGCTTCACCGGCAGTATAGCACCCGCTTTCCGGCTTTGTCAAGCAAACACTTTCGTAAGTTGGCGCTTGACAGTCGAACTTTCCCGGCGTAAACTCACGCCGATACGTTGCAAATACGTTTTAAGGAAGGACCCATGGAATCGCTCGCAGGTCAGGTCGTCGTCATTACCGGGGCATCAGGCGGGTTCGGCGCGTTGATCGCCCGGCGTTGCGTCGCCGCAGGAGCGCGCGTGGCGCTGGCAGCGCGCACGATGACCGCACTCGAGCGCCTGGTAGAGACGTCTGGCGGTCCCACCCGCGCCATCGCCGTCGCCACCGATGTCGCCAATCCCGATGATGTTGCGCGCCTGGCGCGCACCACGCTCGACCATTTCGGTCACGTCGATGTGCTGGTGAACAATGCGGGCTTTGGCATCTTCGACCGGCTGGCGGACGCGCGCCTGGAAGACGTTCGGGCGATGATGGAGGTGAATGTCTTCGGCGCGCTGGCGTGTACGCAGGCATTTCTACCGCACATGCTCGCCCGGCGCAGTGGTCAGATTGTGATGATGGCGTCGATGGCGGGGCTGGTGGCGGCGCCGAATATGGGGGGCTATACGGCGACCAAGCACGCGCTCGTCGGTCTCAGCCGCACCCTGATGCTCGAACTCGAAGGCACAGGCGTGCGTTGCGCCATGATCTGCCCCGGCGTCGCCGAAACCGGGTTTCAGCACCGCGCCGGCGCCGAGAAGTACCCGCGCATTGCCCGCCTCTCAACATGCACTGCCGATCAGGTCGCCGATGCGACGCTGCGCGCAATCGCGCGGCGCACGCATGGCGAAATCGTGGTGCCCTGGTATGGACGGTTGCTCGCGCTGATCAGTTATCCGCTGCCCGGCGCCACCCGCGCCGTGATGCGGCTCATTGGATAAAGGATGTGAGGTATGACCCGCCCACGCATTGCCCGGCGCATGGATCGCGTCCCGGCGTCTGGTATTCGCCGCTTTTTCGACATCGCTGCTCAGATGCCCGACGTGATTTCGCTTGGCGTCGGCGAACCCGACTTTGTCACTCCAGCGCCGATCCGCGCCGCCGGCATCCGCTCGCTCGAAGAGGGGCGCACCGGCTACACCTCCAATTCTGGGTTGCTAGAGTTGCGCACTGCGCTCTCCGATCATCTGTATGCGCGCTATGGCGTGCGCTACGATCCGGAAACCGAACTTCTCATCACGGTCGGCGTCAGCGAGGCGTTGCAGATTGCCGCTCTCGCCACGCTGAACCCCGGCGATGAGGTCATTATTCCTGAACCCTGTTTTGTCGCCTACCCGGCCGCCGTTATCTTCGCCGATGCCGAGCCGGTGTTTGTGCCAACCACAGTCGAGCATTCTTTCCAGGTCGATCCAGAGCGGATCGCCACCGCTATCACGCCCCGCACCCGCGCTCTTTTGCTGGGCTATCCCAACAATCCGACCGGCGCAGTCATGCCGCGCGAGCGCCTGACCGCCATCGCCGAACTCGCCGAACGCCACGATCTGCTGGTATTCTCCGACGAAATTTACGACCGCCTGGTCTATGGCGTGCAGCATACCTGCTTCGCGGCGCTGCCAGGCGCGCGCGAGCGCACCATCCTGCTCGGCGGCTTCTCAAAGGCGTATGCTATGACCGGCTGGCGTCTCGGCTGGATGGCGGCGCCGTCGGACATCGTCGCGGCGGTGCGCAAAGTCCACCAATATGCTATTATGTCTGCGCCGACGGTGGCGCAGTACGCCGGGATCGAGGCGCTGCGCAACGGTGAACCGTTCATTGCCGACATGGTCGCTGAGTACGACCGTCGCCGCCGGGTGATTGTTGCCGGGCTGAACGCGATTGGTCTGCCGACATTCGAACCGCAGGGGGCGTTCTACGTTTTTCCACAGGTGGCGCACCTCGGTATGAGCAGCGAGGTCTTTGCCGAACGGCTGCTGCGCGAGCAGCAGGTCGCCGTCATACCCGGCGACACGTTCGGTCCGAGCGGCGCGGGGTTTGTGCGCGCCTGCTATGCGGCATCAATGGAGAAGATCGAGGCTGCGCTCGACCGTATCGAGCATTTTGTGCGTGCATGGACGTAAATTGATCGGCGGAGGACTTGCAATGTCTGTCGAGGAGCCTTCTACCACACCAGCGGACAAGCCGCAGATCATTGTCGAAGAGCAACTGTACTGTTCGCTCACCGGTCGCCCGATCAGCCGGGACGAAGCCTATTGGGCGCCGCCGCTCGTAACCGCGCGTGAACTGGTGACGACCATTCTCTCGACTGCCATCCGCGCCCCGCATCAACTCGGCTACATTCTGTTCACGGAACAACCGAACGTTCCTTACGCCAGAGATGTGCGCGAACAACTCGCGCAACGCCGCAGCGCCGAGCAACTGAAACTGCTCATTGGCATGCTCGTCGTGCTGGGCTTGCTGCTCCTGCCGGTATTCCTGCTCGTTTTTCGCTGACGAAAGAGACCATGCTGCTCTCTGTCATTATTCCGTGCTACAACGAATCGGCGACGCTGCGCGCCATTCTGGAGAAGGTGCGCGCCGTCGATCTTGACAAGGAAATTATCGCTGTTGACGATCATTCCAGTGACGATACGTATCGCATTCTGTGCGAGGAAGCCGCGCGTGATCCGTCGATGACGGTCATTCGCCATCCGCACAATCGCGGCAAGGGCGCTGCCGTGCGCAGCGGTCTGGCGCGCGCCCGCGGCGAGATTGTCATTGTTCAGGACGCCGACCTGGAGTATGACCCGAACGACTACTACGAATTGGTGAAGCCGATTGCACAGGGGCGCGTCAATGTGGTGTTTGGCTCGCGGTTCCTGGGGCGTCATACCGGTATGTACTTCTGGAACGCCCTTGGAAACAAGGGGTTGACGTTCCTGACCAATTTTCTGTTCAACTGCTGGATTTCGGACATGGAAACCTGCTATAAAGCCATGCGCACCGAGATCATGCGCGACCTGAAACTGGAGAGCAACGACTTCCGCATTGAGCCGGAGATCACCGCCAAGGTGCTGAAGCGTGGACATCGCATTTATGAAGTTCCGGTCTCATATTTGGGGCGCACCTACGAAGAAGGTAAAAAAATGAAGCCCAGCCAGGGCTTTTATGCGATCCTTGCGCTGCTGCGCTATCGGTTGTGGGAGTGAGGCGCGAGGCGTGAGAGGCGAGAGGGTCCCGGCAATAGCGTAGCGCGAGATTTATCTCGCGTTTGTGGTGAGGTGAGAGGGACGAGGCGCGCGGGGCGAAGGGCCCGGCAATGGCGTAGCGCGAGATTTATCTCGCGTTTGTGGCGAGGCGAGGGGTGCGAGGCGAGAGGGGCCCGGCAAAGGCGTAGCGCGAGATTTATCTCGCATTTGTGGTGAGGCGCGAGGGGCGAGGCAAGCGGCAAGAGGGGCGAGGCGAGGGGTGGGGTGATACCAATGACGCTTGACGATGCCGTATGCGGGTCATTCCGAGCGCAGCGACGGGTCATTCCGAGCGCAGCGACGGGTCATTCCGAGCGCAGCGACGGGTCATTCCGAGCGCAGCGACGGGTCATTCCGAGCGCAGCGACGGGTCATTCCGAGCGCAGCGAGGAATCTCAGCGGGTCGCGCACGACCCCTCGCGCTGCACGGGGTGACCATGCCGGATGGTCACAGGTCATTGGTATGAGAGGGGCGAGGCGCGAGGCGCGAGGCGCGCGGGGCGCGAGGCGAGAGGGGCCCGGCAATGGCGTAGCGCGAGATTTATCTCGCGTTTGTGGTGAGGCGCGAGGCAAGAGGCAAGAGGGGTGAGGCGAGCGGCGTGAGGCGCGAGGCGTGAGAGGCGAGGGTCCTGGCAATGGCGTAGCGCGAGATTTATCTCGCATTTGTGGTGAGGCGCGAGGCGCGAGGCGTGAGAGGCGAGGGTCCTGGCAATGGCGTAGCGCGAGATTTATCTCGCATTTGTGGTGAGGCGCGAGGCGCGAGGCGTGAGAGGCGAGGGGCCCGGCAACGGCGTAGCGCGAGATTTATCTCGCGTTTGTGGTGAGGCGCGAGGCAAGAGGCAAGAGGGGTGAGGCGAGCGGCGTGAGGCGCGAGGCGTGAGAGGCGAGGGGCCCGGCAACGGCGTAGCGCGAGATTTATCTCGCGTTTGTGGCGAGGCGAGAGGCGAGGCGAGCGGCGCGAGGCGAGAGGGTCCCGGCAATGGCGTAGCGCGAGATTTATCTCGCGTTTGTGGCGAGGCGCGAGGCGCGAGGCGCGAGGCGTGAGGGGTGAGAGGCGCGAGGGGGCCTGGCAATGGCGTAGCGCGAGATTTATCTCGCGTTTGTGGTGAGGCGCGAGGCAAGAGGCAAGAGGGGCGAGGCGCGAGGCGCGAGGGGTGAGGGGTGAGAGGCGAGAGGGTCCCGGCAATGGCGTAGCGCGAGATTTATCTCGCGTTTGTGGTGAGGCGCGAGGGGCGAGGCGTGAGGGTCCCGGCAATGGCGTAGCGCGAGATTTATCTCGCGTTTGTGGTGAGGCGCGAGGCGTGAGGGTCCCGGCAATGGCGTAGCGCGAGATTTATCTCGCATTTGTGGCGAGGCGTGAGGGGCGAGGCAAGAGGCGAGAGGCATTTCTGGTCCCTAGCCCCTAGCCCCTAGTCCCTAGTGCCTAGTGCCTGGTCCCTAGCCCCTAGCCCCTAGCCCCTAGTCCCTAGTGCCTAGTGCCTGGTCCCTAGTGCCTGGTCCCTAGCCCCTAGTCCCTAGTCCCTAGTGCCTAGTGCCTGGTCCCTAGTGCCTGGTCCCTAGCCCCTAGTCCCTAGTCCCTAGTGCCTAGTGCCTGGTCCCTAGTGCCTGGTCCCTGGCCCCTAGTCCCTAACAACCATTCGATGGCAAGCAAATACCCGCGCCATCCCAGGCCCGCGATCTGCCCGGTGGCGACCGGCGCGATCACCGAGGTGTGGCGGAACGGTTCGCGCCGATAGACATTCGACAGGTGCACTTCGATGATCGGCGCCTTGAGCATCGCCAACGCATCGCGCAACGCCAGCCCGTAGTGCGTCAACGCGCCCGGATTGATGATAATCCCATCGGCGTCCCATCCTTCCGCCTGAAGGAAATCGATCAGCGCCCCTTCATGGTTCGATTGCACGGTGAGAAGGGTGACGCCGACCGCCGCCGCGCGCTCCTGCAAGATTGCGTTGATTTCATCGAGTGTGACGCTGCCATACACCTCCGGCTCGCGCCGACCGAGCATGTTCAGGTTCGGTCCGTGGATCACGAGAATCTTCATCGCTTCACCAGCGGCAGATAGACCTCATACGTCACTTGCGGCAGCGCCACCGGAATGACGAACAGGTTCTCGACCTCGAACACCTTCGTCGGATCGCTCTGCGATTGCGCCCGCACCCGGATGCGGTTGACCGATCCCGACGGCGCATTTGCCGGTACGCTCACATCCAGCGTAATGAACGGCGCCTGCTGGTTCGGTCCCAGCGTGCGCAGCGAGGGTCGCAGCACGACATTCCACGGCAGCGTTTGAGTGAAGGTCAGCACAAAGGTGTCAGTCGTATTGCCGGTGTTGAGCAACTGATGGGTCAACTGCACCTGATCCCCTGCCTGCACGACGCGGACATATTCGGGCGACATGACCGCACTCACCACCTGGCGAATGGTTGTATACTCGCGTGCATCCGCTGCCACATTCGGGTCGGAGACCGACTGCACGCTCAGGCGCATCGCATCGACGGTATTGGAGAAGACGCCGCTTGGAATGCGAATACTGACACTGACCTCGCGCTCTTCACCAGGCGACAGGAACGTCGCAGGCGGCAGAGTCACCTCATATCCCAGCGGAACGAGCGCGCTGAAGACAAACGTATCCGCCACCGAACGCACATTGCGCAGCGTGTGGGTATAGACCACCGTTTCGCCAGGCAGACCAAACCCCTGATTCTCCGGCGGCGTCAGCAGATCGCCGGTTGCGATCAACTGCGCAGTTGTGGTGAGCGTCTCCGCCGCCAGCACCGGACCGGCGCCATCGCCGCGCAACGCCTCGACCGTCACCGCCTGCGTTCCGACAACATCGGCGGGCACGCTGACCTGCACGGTTAGCGGCGTCGGCGCCGTTGCGCTCGGCGGCAGTACCGCTGTGAG
This region includes:
- a CDS encoding helix-turn-helix transcriptional regulator yields the protein MVTPQREQGETRRQILLLLRQKGPMTAAELSKELGIGAVGVRQHLALLERDGLVQTGGVRRAIGRPSHLYALTDAAEALFPKAYDHLLIDALEFVRAQGGEDAIERLFEARRKRLYVEYSPRLEGRSLPERVAELATILNEHGYMCEWRRLPDGAIELIEHNCPIDCVARSYPQACTHERALYEDLLRAPVERQQTIAADGRCCRFRIADEA
- a CDS encoding SDR family NAD(P)-dependent oxidoreductase — its product is MESLAGQVVVITGASGGFGALIARRCVAAGARVALAARTMTALERLVETSGGPTRAIAVATDVANPDDVARLARTTLDHFGHVDVLVNNAGFGIFDRLADARLEDVRAMMEVNVFGALACTQAFLPHMLARRSGQIVMMASMAGLVAAPNMGGYTATKHALVGLSRTLMLELEGTGVRCAMICPGVAETGFQHRAGAEKYPRIARLSTCTADQVADATLRAIARRTHGEIVVPWYGRLLALISYPLPGATRAVMRLIG
- a CDS encoding pyridoxal phosphate-dependent aminotransferase, with amino-acid sequence MTRPRIARRMDRVPASGIRRFFDIAAQMPDVISLGVGEPDFVTPAPIRAAGIRSLEEGRTGYTSNSGLLELRTALSDHLYARYGVRYDPETELLITVGVSEALQIAALATLNPGDEVIIPEPCFVAYPAAVIFADAEPVFVPTTVEHSFQVDPERIATAITPRTRALLLGYPNNPTGAVMPRERLTAIAELAERHDLLVFSDEIYDRLVYGVQHTCFAALPGARERTILLGGFSKAYAMTGWRLGWMAAPSDIVAAVRKVHQYAIMSAPTVAQYAGIEALRNGEPFIADMVAEYDRRRRVIVAGLNAIGLPTFEPQGAFYVFPQVAHLGMSSEVFAERLLREQQVAVIPGDTFGPSGAGFVRACYAASMEKIEAALDRIEHFVRAWT
- a CDS encoding glycosyltransferase family 2 protein → MLLSVIIPCYNESATLRAILEKVRAVDLDKEIIAVDDHSSDDTYRILCEEAARDPSMTVIRHPHNRGKGAAVRSGLARARGEIVIVQDADLEYDPNDYYELVKPIAQGRVNVVFGSRFLGRHTGMYFWNALGNKGLTFLTNFLFNCWISDMETCYKAMRTEIMRDLKLESNDFRIEPEITAKVLKRGHRIYEVPVSYLGRTYEEGKKMKPSQGFYAILALLRYRLWE
- the aroQ gene encoding type II 3-dehydroquinate dehydratase, whose product is MKILVIHGPNLNMLGRREPEVYGSVTLDEINAILQERAAAVGVTLLTVQSNHEGALIDFLQAEGWDADGIIINPGALTHYGLALRDALAMLKAPIIEVHLSNVYRREPFRHTSVIAPVATGQIAGLGWRGYLLAIEWLLGTRGQGPGTRDQALGTRD